Proteins co-encoded in one Inquilinus sp. Marseille-Q2685 genomic window:
- the rpmI gene encoding 50S ribosomal protein L35 gives MPKMKTHSSAKKRFRLTASGKVRYNSAYRRHRLLTKTKAAKERNQGTKVMCDADATKVKRYLLVNG, from the coding sequence ATGCCCAAGATGAAGACCCATTCGAGCGCCAAGAAGCGCTTCCGGCTGACCGCCTCCGGCAAGGTCCGCTACAACTCGGCCTACCGCCGCCACCGCCTGCTGACCAAGACCAAGGCGGCGAAGGAGCGGAACCAGGGCACCAAGGTGATGTGCGACGCCGACGCGACGAAGGTGAAGCGCTATCTCCTGGTCAACGGCTGA
- the clpS gene encoding ATP-dependent Clp protease adapter ClpS: protein MSDTERKDDRGGGNDAGTGVVVQTRPRTKKPSMYKVLMLNDDYTPMEFVVHVLERFFAKSREEATTIMLHVHRRGVGVCGVFTYEVAETKVAQVMDFARRNQHPLQCILEKA, encoded by the coding sequence ATGAGCGACACCGAACGGAAGGATGATCGAGGAGGCGGCAACGACGCCGGCACCGGGGTTGTCGTTCAGACCAGGCCGCGGACGAAGAAGCCGTCCATGTACAAGGTCCTGATGCTGAATGACGATTACACGCCGATGGAGTTCGTCGTCCATGTCCTGGAACGCTTCTTCGCGAAGAGCCGCGAGGAAGCCACCACCATCATGCTCCATGTTCACCGTCGGGGTGTGGGCGTCTGCGGCGTTTTCACCTACGAGGTGGCGGAGACGAAGGTGGCGCAGGTGATGGACTTCGCGCGCCGCAATCAGCATCCTCTACAATGTATTCTTGAGAAGGCCTGA
- the pheT gene encoding phenylalanine--tRNA ligase subunit beta: protein MKLTLSWLKDHLDTTASLGEITDALTSLGLEVDGVEDPAAALAPFTIAYVKSAVQHPNADRLRVCIVDTGKGEVQVVCGAPNARTGMKGVFAPAGAYIPGTKVDLKAGTIRGEASNGMLVSERELGLSDEHDGIIELPDDAPLGASFAAWRGLDDPVIEIGLTPDRADCAGIRGIARDLAAAGLGTLKPIDETPVEGRFRTDLTVGLDFPADAASACPMFAARVFRGVKNGPSPAWLQARLKAIGLRPISALVDITNYFTFDRNRPLHVFDAGKVKGGLRLRLSQGGETLAALNDKTYTLPPGVTVIEDDTGPLSLGGIMGGASTGVSDETTEVILEAALFDPVRTAMSGRALGISSDARYRFERGVDPAAVVAGIEQATRMILELCGGEASQLVIAGHEPDWRRTLTLRPARVESLGGVDVPRERQVSILSALGFGVSDGADGLIQAAVPSWRGDVHGEADLVEEVLRVNGFDAIPAVPLPKLTTLTQPALSPAQKARELVRRTLAARGLDEAVTWSFMDGRDAGWFGFQNSGLKLLNPIASDLDTMRPSVLPNLIRAAGRNAARGLPDAALFEIGPAYRDATETGQAMVAAAVRSGLSGPRHWAQPPRPADVFDAKADAIAALEAAGAPVANLAVSTDAPDWYHPGRSGCLRLGPTVLAHFGELHPAVLSALVVDGPVVGCEVFLDAVPQPKKKAGTAKPLLKLAAFQPVVRDFAFVVEDSVPADRILKAAKGADKALVADVALFDVYRGPGVPEGRKSLALAVTLQPVEATLTDEAIEAVGKKIVAAVEKQGGTLRG, encoded by the coding sequence ATGAAGCTGACCCTGTCCTGGCTCAAGGACCATCTCGACACCACGGCGTCGCTGGGCGAGATCACCGACGCGCTGACCAGCCTCGGCCTCGAGGTCGACGGCGTCGAGGACCCGGCCGCCGCCCTGGCGCCCTTCACCATCGCCTATGTCAAATCGGCGGTGCAGCACCCCAACGCCGACCGGCTGCGGGTCTGCATCGTGGATACGGGGAAGGGCGAGGTGCAGGTGGTGTGCGGCGCGCCCAACGCCCGCACCGGCATGAAGGGCGTGTTCGCGCCGGCCGGCGCCTACATCCCCGGCACCAAGGTGGACCTCAAGGCCGGGACGATCCGAGGCGAGGCCTCGAACGGCATGCTGGTGTCGGAGCGGGAGCTCGGCCTGTCGGACGAGCATGACGGCATCATCGAGCTGCCGGACGACGCGCCGCTCGGCGCCTCCTTCGCCGCCTGGCGCGGCCTGGACGACCCGGTGATCGAGATCGGGCTGACCCCGGACCGGGCCGATTGCGCCGGCATCCGCGGCATCGCCCGCGACCTCGCCGCCGCCGGCCTCGGCACGCTGAAGCCGATCGACGAGACGCCGGTCGAGGGCCGTTTCAGGACCGACCTGACCGTCGGCCTCGACTTCCCGGCCGATGCGGCCTCGGCCTGCCCGATGTTCGCGGCCCGGGTGTTCCGCGGGGTGAAGAACGGCCCCAGCCCGGCCTGGCTGCAGGCGCGGCTGAAGGCGATCGGCCTGCGGCCGATCTCGGCGCTGGTCGACATCACCAACTACTTCACCTTCGACCGCAACCGGCCGCTGCACGTCTTCGACGCGGGTAAGGTCAAGGGCGGCCTGCGGCTGCGGCTGTCGCAGGGCGGCGAGACGCTGGCGGCGCTGAACGACAAGACCTACACCCTTCCGCCCGGCGTCACGGTGATCGAGGACGACACCGGCCCGCTCAGCCTCGGCGGCATCATGGGCGGGGCCTCGACCGGCGTGTCCGACGAGACCACCGAGGTGATCCTCGAGGCGGCGCTGTTCGACCCGGTGCGCACGGCGATGAGCGGCCGGGCGCTCGGCATCAGCAGCGATGCGCGCTACCGCTTCGAGCGCGGCGTCGACCCGGCGGCGGTGGTCGCCGGCATCGAGCAGGCGACCCGGATGATCCTGGAGCTGTGCGGCGGCGAGGCCTCGCAACTGGTGATCGCCGGGCACGAGCCCGACTGGCGCCGGACCCTGACCCTTCGCCCCGCCCGGGTCGAAAGCCTGGGCGGCGTGGACGTGCCGCGCGAGCGGCAGGTGTCGATCCTGTCGGCGCTGGGCTTCGGCGTGTCGGACGGCGCGGACGGGCTGATCCAGGCGGCCGTCCCGTCCTGGCGCGGTGACGTCCATGGCGAGGCCGACCTGGTCGAGGAGGTGCTGCGGGTCAACGGCTTCGACGCCATCCCGGCGGTGCCGCTGCCGAAGCTGACGACGCTGACCCAGCCGGCGCTCAGCCCGGCGCAGAAGGCGCGCGAGCTGGTGCGCCGGACCCTGGCGGCCCGCGGCCTGGACGAGGCGGTGACCTGGTCCTTCATGGACGGGCGCGACGCCGGCTGGTTCGGCTTCCAGAACAGCGGGCTGAAGCTGCTCAACCCGATCGCGTCGGACCTCGACACGATGCGGCCATCGGTGCTGCCGAACCTGATCCGGGCGGCTGGGCGCAACGCCGCGCGCGGCCTGCCGGACGCGGCGCTGTTCGAGATCGGCCCGGCCTATCGCGACGCCACCGAGACCGGCCAGGCCATGGTCGCGGCCGCGGTCCGCTCGGGCCTCAGCGGCCCGCGCCACTGGGCGCAGCCGCCGCGGCCGGCCGACGTCTTCGACGCCAAGGCCGACGCGATCGCGGCGCTGGAGGCGGCGGGCGCGCCGGTGGCCAACCTCGCGGTCTCGACCGACGCGCCGGACTGGTACCATCCCGGCCGCTCCGGCTGCCTGCGGCTGGGCCCGACGGTGCTGGCGCATTTCGGCGAGCTGCACCCGGCGGTGCTGTCGGCGCTGGTGGTCGACGGGCCGGTGGTCGGCTGCGAGGTCTTCCTCGACGCCGTGCCGCAGCCGAAGAAGAAGGCCGGCACGGCCAAGCCGCTGCTGAAGCTGGCCGCCTTCCAGCCGGTGGTGCGCGACTTCGCCTTCGTGGTCGAGGATTCGGTGCCGGCCGACCGCATCCTCAAGGCGGCGAAGGGGGCGGACAAGGCGCTGGTCGCCGACGTCGCGCTGTTCGACGTCTATCGCGGCCCCGGTGTGCCGGAAGGCCGCAAGTCGCTGGCGCTTGCGGTGACGCTGCAGCCGGTCGAAGCGACCCTGACTGACGAGGCGATCGAGGCCGTGGGCAAGAAGATCGTCGCCGCGGTCGAGAAGCAGGGCGGCACGCTGCGGGGGTAG
- a CDS encoding D-alanyl-D-alanine carboxypeptidase family protein — protein MAGIVARSAAVFLACLALALLPARAEAASRYAAYVIDARTGEVLHEENANQQLYPASLTKLMTLYLTFRSLQNGDLTLDTRLSVSSYAASQSPTKLGLTTGSRIRVEDAILGLVTQSANDASVVLAEAIGGSESRFTRMMTQQARALGMSRTTFTSTNGLPDPDNVSTAHDMAVLARALINDYPQYYPYFATKNFRYRGRNFPNHNRLMQSYAGMDGMKTGYIRAAGYNLVASAVRGRTRLIGVIFGGTSPIARNAKMAELLDEAFESHEGTGAYVAEAPAAAAPRVASSPFQPPLPDRRPDVLDEPLLAAATEGEGDAEDDGSAGTDGIGAMIALHAAARPKAQRVAYEPVPSALADIPLPKPRPLRRHR, from the coding sequence ATGGCAGGTATCGTTGCGCGATCGGCGGCAGTTTTTCTTGCCTGCCTCGCTTTGGCGCTTCTGCCCGCCCGGGCGGAGGCGGCGTCGCGCTATGCTGCCTATGTCATCGACGCGCGCACCGGCGAGGTGCTGCACGAGGAGAACGCCAACCAGCAGCTGTACCCGGCGTCGCTGACCAAGCTGATGACGCTGTACCTGACGTTCCGCAGCCTGCAGAACGGCGACCTCACGCTCGACACGCGGCTGTCGGTGTCGAGCTATGCCGCCTCGCAGTCGCCGACCAAGCTGGGCCTGACCACCGGGTCCCGCATCCGGGTCGAGGACGCGATCCTGGGCCTGGTCACCCAGTCGGCCAACGACGCATCGGTGGTGCTGGCCGAGGCGATCGGCGGCAGCGAATCCCGCTTCACGCGGATGATGACGCAGCAGGCGCGGGCGCTGGGCATGAGCCGCACCACCTTCACCTCGACCAACGGCCTGCCGGACCCGGACAACGTCTCGACCGCGCACGACATGGCGGTGCTGGCCCGCGCGCTGATCAACGACTATCCGCAGTACTACCCCTATTTCGCGACCAAGAACTTCCGCTATCGCGGCCGCAACTTCCCGAACCACAACCGGCTGATGCAGTCCTATGCCGGCATGGACGGGATGAAGACCGGCTACATCCGGGCCGCGGGCTACAACCTGGTGGCGTCGGCCGTGCGCGGCCGCACCCGGCTGATCGGCGTGATCTTCGGCGGCACCAGCCCGATCGCCCGCAACGCCAAGATGGCGGAGCTGCTGGACGAGGCCTTCGAGTCGCATGAGGGCACCGGCGCCTATGTCGCCGAGGCGCCGGCCGCGGCGGCGCCTCGGGTGGCGTCCAGCCCGTTCCAGCCGCCGCTGCCGGACCGCCGGCCGGACGTGCTGGACGAGCCGCTGCTGGCGGCGGCGACCGAAGGCGAGGGCGACGCCGAGGATGACGGATCCGCAGGGACCGACGGCATCGGCGCGATGATCGCGCTGCACGCCGCGGCCCGCCCCAAGGCCCAGCGCGTGGCCTACGAGCCGGTGCCGAGCGCCCTGGCCGACATCCCCCTGCCCAAGCCGCGGCCGCTGCGCCGGCACCGCTGA
- a CDS encoding phasin family protein has translation MTTAKSRAGASKLAAVETTTETVRDTVADTVKASQAAVEKNVAQGLALTKDQFEKAAQAATKNFDELVAFAKGNVDAVFASAAVFAQGTEQLTRAWFALQHGAAEQAAEATRSLLAAKTLREVVDLQSAYSKTAFDGFVAESSKLSELGLKVTNDAVAPIAARVNVAVETLSKPLAA, from the coding sequence ATGACCACCGCCAAGAGCCGTGCCGGCGCGAGCAAGCTCGCTGCCGTCGAGACCACCACCGAGACCGTGAGGGACACCGTGGCAGACACCGTCAAGGCCAGCCAGGCCGCCGTCGAGAAGAATGTCGCCCAGGGCCTCGCCCTGACCAAGGACCAGTTCGAGAAGGCGGCCCAGGCCGCGACCAAGAACTTCGATGAGCTGGTCGCCTTCGCCAAGGGCAATGTCGACGCCGTGTTCGCGTCGGCCGCCGTCTTCGCCCAGGGCACCGAGCAGCTGACCCGCGCCTGGTTCGCCCTGCAGCACGGCGCCGCCGAGCAGGCTGCCGAGGCGACCCGCTCGCTGCTCGCCGCCAAGACCCTGCGCGAGGTCGTCGACCTGCAGTCGGCCTACAGCAAGACCGCCTTCGACGGCTTCGTCGCCGAAAGCAGCAAGCTGTCGGAGCTGGGCCTGAAAGTGACCAACGACGCCGTGGCGCCGATCGCCGCCCGCGTCAACGTCGCGGTCGAGACCTTGTCTAAGCCGCTCGCCGCCTGA
- the rplT gene encoding 50S ribosomal protein L20 has protein sequence MARVSRGVTSHARHKKILKLAKGYRGRASTNYRIAIEKVEKALRYAYRDRRNKKRDFRGLWIQRINAGVREHGLTYSKFMHGIKLAGIDIDRKVMSDIATRDAESFKALVDQAQAALKNAA, from the coding sequence ATGGCACGAGTTTCCCGCGGCGTCACCAGCCACGCCCGCCACAAGAAGATCCTCAAGCTCGCCAAGGGCTACCGCGGCCGCGCTTCGACCAACTATCGCATCGCGATCGAGAAGGTCGAGAAGGCGCTGCGCTATGCGTATCGCGACCGGCGCAACAAGAAGCGCGACTTCCGCGGCCTGTGGATCCAGCGCATCAACGCCGGCGTGCGCGAGCACGGCCTGACCTATTCGAAGTTCATGCACGGCATCAAGCTGGCCGGCATCGACATCGACCGCAAGGTCATGTCCGACATCGCCACGCGCGATGCGGAGTCGTTTAAGGCCTTGGTCGATCAGGCCCAGGCCGCGCTCAAGAACGCCGCTTGA
- the pheS gene encoding phenylalanine--tRNA ligase subunit alpha — protein MEQVETLKREVAAALAQAQDLAALDAVRVAALGKKGSLTGLMAGLRDLDPEARKAFGAALNVAKDEITALLDARKAELERAALDARLARETVDVTLPPRPERTGRIHPISQTRDEMVAIFAEMGFTVAEGPDIEDDWHNFTALNIPPEHPARQMHDTFYLPDRPDGKAAVLRTHTSPVQIRTMLSQKPPIRIVAPGRTFRSDYDQTHTPMFHQIEGLVIDEAIHMGHLRGCLIEFCRAFFDVPDLPLRFRPSFFPFTEPSAEVDIGCSRKGGELKLGNYGDWLEILGCGMVHPKVLEACGIDSTRYQGFAFGMGIERPAMLKYGIPDLRTFFEADLRWLKHYGFVPLDVPSLATGLTR, from the coding sequence ATGGAACAGGTAGAGACGCTAAAGCGCGAGGTGGCTGCGGCGCTGGCCCAGGCCCAGGATCTCGCGGCCTTGGACGCCGTGCGGGTCGCGGCGCTGGGCAAGAAGGGCAGCCTGACCGGCCTGATGGCGGGCTTGCGCGACCTCGACCCCGAGGCGCGCAAGGCCTTCGGCGCCGCACTGAACGTGGCCAAGGACGAGATCACCGCCCTGCTCGACGCCCGCAAGGCGGAGCTGGAGCGCGCGGCGCTGGACGCCCGGCTGGCGCGCGAGACGGTCGACGTCACCTTGCCGCCGCGGCCGGAGCGGACGGGCCGGATCCACCCGATCAGCCAGACCCGCGACGAGATGGTGGCGATCTTCGCCGAGATGGGCTTCACCGTCGCCGAAGGCCCGGACATCGAGGACGACTGGCACAACTTCACCGCGCTGAACATCCCGCCGGAGCATCCGGCGCGGCAGATGCACGACACCTTCTATCTGCCGGACCGGCCGGACGGGAAGGCGGCGGTGCTGCGCACCCACACCTCGCCGGTGCAGATCCGCACCATGCTGTCGCAGAAGCCGCCGATCCGCATCGTGGCGCCGGGCCGGACCTTCCGCTCGGACTACGACCAGACCCACACCCCGATGTTCCATCAGATCGAGGGGCTGGTGATCGACGAGGCCATCCATATGGGCCATCTGCGCGGCTGCCTGATCGAGTTCTGCCGCGCCTTCTTCGACGTGCCCGATCTGCCGCTGCGCTTCCGCCCCAGCTTCTTCCCCTTCACCGAGCCCTCGGCCGAGGTCGATATCGGCTGCTCGCGCAAGGGCGGCGAGCTGAAGCTGGGCAATTACGGCGACTGGCTGGAGATCCTGGGCTGCGGCATGGTCCATCCGAAGGTGCTGGAGGCCTGCGGCATCGATTCCACCCGCTACCAGGGCTTCGCCTTCGGCATGGGGATCGAGCGCCCGGCGATGCTGAAATACGGCATCCCCGACCTGCGCACCTTCTTCGAGGCCGATCTACGCTGGCTGAAGCACTACGGCTTCGTGCCGCTCGACGTACCCAGCCTGGCCACCGGCCTGACCCGCTAG